A genomic segment from Micromonospora echinaurantiaca encodes:
- a CDS encoding peptidoglycan-binding domain-containing protein, translating into MITLDAVPALRGTDPGTGAAPRRRPAASRPRGRLGTSWALSRRTLLQAGTAAGMAALSVFPAARRAYADGYDIYGSCPSYAADQNCSPGCGPSPIFAAACNTSGTYAGFHRNDGTTWKLRPNQCYAGTYDGWLWRYQGACGACACSVERRCHDGYRKTSSGWVRSICRWNTDCGCLTTVAWPSTRRGQSGPNVYAVQYLLKARGYATTVDGVFGSGTESRVKQFQTANGLTASGVVDARTWPLLVFTVSSRGITVRKTVGAGGRPGSVIVVHYPYSGDVVRAVQRQLNKHAHGLTVDGVFGSATDAAVRDFQRQNGLTIDGIVGESTWRTLTGGAV; encoded by the coding sequence GTGATCACCCTCGACGCCGTGCCCGCGCTGCGCGGCACGGACCCGGGCACCGGCGCCGCGCCCCGGCGACGTCCGGCGGCGAGCCGGCCCAGGGGCCGCCTCGGCACGTCCTGGGCGCTGTCCCGCCGTACGCTGCTGCAGGCCGGCACGGCGGCGGGGATGGCCGCGCTCAGCGTGTTCCCGGCCGCCCGGCGCGCCTACGCCGACGGCTACGACATCTACGGCAGTTGCCCGTCGTACGCCGCCGACCAGAACTGTTCCCCCGGCTGCGGGCCGAGCCCGATCTTCGCCGCGGCGTGCAACACCAGCGGGACGTACGCGGGCTTCCACCGCAACGACGGCACGACCTGGAAACTGCGGCCCAACCAGTGTTACGCCGGCACGTACGACGGCTGGCTGTGGCGCTACCAGGGCGCCTGTGGCGCCTGCGCCTGTTCGGTGGAGCGCCGCTGCCACGACGGGTACCGCAAGACCAGTTCGGGCTGGGTCAGGTCGATCTGCCGGTGGAACACCGACTGCGGGTGCCTCACCACGGTCGCCTGGCCCAGCACCCGCCGCGGCCAGTCCGGCCCGAACGTCTACGCGGTGCAGTACCTGCTCAAGGCGCGGGGCTACGCCACCACCGTGGACGGGGTGTTCGGCAGCGGCACCGAGAGCAGGGTCAAGCAGTTCCAGACGGCCAACGGCCTCACGGCGAGCGGCGTGGTCGACGCCCGGACCTGGCCGTTGCTGGTGTTCACCGTGTCCAGCCGGGGGATCACGGTACGCAAGACGGTCGGCGCCGGCGGCCGGCCCGGCTCAGTGATCGTCGTGCACTACCCGTACAGCGGCGACGTGGTCCGCGCCGTGCAGCGGCAACTGAACAAACACGCGCACGGGCTGACCGTCGACGGAGTCTTCGGATCGGCGACCGACGCCGCGGTGCGCGACTTCCAGCGGCAGAACGGGCTCACCATCGACGGCATCGTCGGCGAGAGCACCTGGCGCACGCTGACCGGCGGGGCCGTGTGA
- a CDS encoding glycoside hydrolase domain-containing protein, with the protein MRTSRIMASLTAAVVGLTVAATPTWATPTDDRTVTYRGYRVPVPADWQVVDLSTDPHACVRFDRPTVYLGHPGAEPWCPDGPAGRTAGLLVEPIDTVTAEHLTAETAVAPAGRATVAPLVSRDGTVRIAVPDAGVLVTAFHTPETEPAVRRILAAARLGLDATPVSLDAVRAAARPATVTPLAAAGPQPGTYLGKGFDTCTAPAQSTMNTWRNASPYRAVGIYISGSSRSCAQPNLTATWVTNQTNAGWHLIPIELDKQAPCGTRTPKMSYDPATARSEGASRATSAVNAAQALGIPAGSVIYNDIEHYPSSESCKAAVLSYLSGWTERLHTLGYLSGMYSSGSSGVRDLCGAYHDTRYTRVDHLFFGWWNGVADTDAGDYCPDGYYANHQRIHQYTGDSYETWGGVRIYIDRDYLDVSTGTTEPPQDFSVTVDNTTAGRFIASANWGTSTYSGQRFGTDYRFAAPTPASDVAWYRANLPETGSYQVSVWYPADAGYNDSTPYIVSTTSGNQTVRVNQRQGGGQWVSLGVFTLAAGDGDKVGVSRWTSGTGYVIADAVRITRV; encoded by the coding sequence ATGAGAACTAGCAGGATCATGGCCAGCCTCACCGCCGCCGTCGTCGGCCTGACGGTGGCGGCCACACCGACCTGGGCGACCCCCACCGACGACCGGACCGTCACCTACCGGGGCTACCGGGTTCCGGTACCCGCCGACTGGCAGGTCGTCGACCTGTCCACCGATCCCCACGCGTGCGTCCGGTTCGACCGGCCCACTGTCTATCTCGGCCATCCGGGCGCCGAGCCCTGGTGCCCCGACGGACCGGCCGGGCGTACGGCGGGACTGCTCGTCGAGCCGATCGACACCGTCACCGCCGAACACCTCACCGCCGAGACCGCCGTCGCGCCCGCCGGCAGGGCGACCGTGGCTCCCCTGGTGTCCCGCGACGGAACCGTCCGGATCGCGGTGCCCGACGCCGGCGTACTCGTCACCGCCTTCCACACGCCGGAGACCGAACCGGCGGTCCGCCGGATCCTGGCCGCCGCCCGCCTCGGCCTGGACGCCACGCCGGTGTCCCTCGACGCCGTCCGCGCCGCCGCGCGGCCCGCCACGGTGACGCCGTTGGCGGCAGCTGGCCCGCAGCCCGGCACCTACCTCGGCAAGGGCTTCGACACCTGCACCGCCCCGGCACAGTCGACGATGAACACCTGGCGCAACGCCTCGCCCTACCGCGCCGTCGGCATCTACATCAGCGGTTCCAGCCGCTCCTGCGCCCAGCCCAACCTGACCGCCACCTGGGTGACCAACCAGACCAACGCCGGCTGGCACCTCATCCCCATCGAACTCGACAAGCAGGCGCCGTGCGGCACCCGTACGCCGAAGATGTCGTACGACCCGGCCACGGCCCGCTCCGAGGGGGCGAGCCGGGCGACGAGCGCGGTGAACGCGGCCCAGGCGTTGGGCATCCCCGCCGGCAGCGTGATCTACAACGACATCGAGCACTACCCGTCGAGCGAGTCGTGCAAGGCCGCGGTGCTGTCGTACCTCTCCGGCTGGACGGAGCGGCTTCACACGCTCGGATACCTCTCGGGCATGTACTCCAGCGGCTCCTCCGGCGTCCGCGACCTCTGCGGCGCCTACCACGACACCCGGTACACCCGGGTCGACCACCTCTTCTTCGGATGGTGGAACGGCGTGGCGGACACCGACGCCGGCGACTACTGCCCGGACGGGTACTACGCCAACCACCAGCGCATCCACCAGTACACCGGGGACAGCTACGAGACCTGGGGCGGCGTACGGATCTACATCGACCGGGACTACCTCGACGTGTCGACCGGCACCACCGAGCCGCCGCAGGACTTCAGCGTCACGGTCGACAACACCACCGCGGGCCGGTTCATCGCGAGCGCGAACTGGGGCACGTCGACGTACTCCGGCCAGCGGTTCGGCACCGACTACCGGTTCGCCGCGCCGACCCCGGCCAGCGACGTCGCCTGGTACCGGGCGAACCTGCCGGAGACCGGCAGCTACCAGGTCTCGGTCTGGTATCCGGCCGACGCCGGCTACAACGACTCCACCCCGTACATCGTGTCCACCACCAGCGGTAACCAGACGGTCCGGGTGAACCAGCGGCAGGGCGGCGGCCAGTGGGTGTCGCTCGGCGTGTTCACGTTGGCCGCCGGCGACGGTGACAAGGTAGGCGTGAGCCGGTGGACCAGCGGCACCGGCTACGTCATCGCCGACGCGGTCCGGATCACCCGGGTCTGA
- a CDS encoding BON domain-containing protein encodes MVLPWPIPDDPSFHASEPAEQTEDLRLAALVAQRLSIDWTTRRQQIVVTVQNRVVILSGTVADPDIRQVAGELAWDVPGVFDVCNTLRISIRRGGRAAGP; translated from the coding sequence ATGGTGCTGCCCTGGCCGATTCCCGACGACCCTTCGTTCCACGCCAGTGAACCGGCGGAGCAGACCGAGGACCTGCGGCTCGCCGCCCTCGTGGCGCAGCGGCTGAGTATCGACTGGACCACCCGTCGGCAGCAGATCGTGGTGACCGTGCAGAACCGGGTGGTGATCCTCAGCGGGACCGTGGCCGATCCCGACATCCGTCAGGTCGCCGGCGAGCTGGCCTGGGACGTGCCCGGCGTCTTCGACGTGTGCAACACGCTCCGGATCTCCATCCGGCGCGGCGGCCGAGCCGCAGGCCCGTGA
- a CDS encoding (Fe-S)-binding protein: MRVALMVTCLADTLFPAAATATVRLLERLGHEVVFPPEQTCCGQMHVNTGYLADALPLVRRHVRTFDPYDVVVAPSGSCVGSVRHQHSMVARRAGDERLAGRAESVARRTHELSEFLVDVLGVTDVGAYYPHRVTYHPTCHSLRMLRVGDRPLRLLRQVRGLELVELPQAEQCCGFGGTFAVKNADTSTAMLADKLRHVLATGAEVCTAGDSSCLMHIGGGLSRLRAGVRTVHLAEILAATEAAGAAGDPTRTGVRA; the protein is encoded by the coding sequence ATGCGGGTCGCGCTGATGGTGACGTGCCTGGCTGACACGCTGTTCCCCGCCGCGGCCACGGCGACCGTGCGGCTGCTGGAACGGCTCGGCCACGAGGTGGTCTTCCCGCCGGAGCAGACCTGCTGCGGGCAGATGCACGTCAACACCGGCTACCTGGCCGACGCGCTGCCACTGGTGCGGCGCCACGTGCGCACCTTCGACCCGTACGACGTGGTGGTGGCACCGTCGGGCTCGTGCGTGGGATCGGTGCGGCACCAGCACAGCATGGTGGCCCGGCGAGCGGGCGACGAGCGGCTGGCCGGCCGGGCGGAGTCGGTGGCGCGGCGTACCCACGAGCTGTCGGAGTTCCTGGTCGACGTGCTCGGGGTGACCGACGTGGGCGCGTACTACCCGCACCGGGTGACGTACCACCCGACGTGTCACTCGCTGCGCATGCTTCGGGTGGGGGACCGGCCGCTGCGGCTGCTGCGGCAGGTGCGGGGGCTGGAGCTGGTGGAGTTGCCGCAGGCGGAGCAGTGCTGCGGCTTCGGCGGCACCTTCGCGGTGAAGAACGCCGACACCTCGACCGCGATGCTCGCGGACAAGCTGCGCCACGTCCTCGCCACCGGGGCCGAGGTCTGCACCGCCGGCGACTCCTCGTGCCTGATGCACATCGGCGGCGGGCTGTCCCGGCTGCGGGCCGGGGTGCGCACGGTGCACCTGGCGGAGATCCTCGCCGCGACCGAGGCGGCCGGCGCCGCCGGCGACCCGACGCGGACGGGGGTGCGGGCGTGA
- a CDS encoding LutB/LldF family L-lactate oxidation iron-sulfur protein — MPATAPRGVGHLRGDEPFPAAARRALADAQLRRNLGHATTTIRAKSGAAIGELPDWEQLRAAGSAIKADVLARLPELLEQLEAAVTAAGGTVHWAADAVEANRIVTDLVAATGSDRIIKVKSMATQEIGLNEALAAAGITAVETDLAELIVQLGEDRPSHILVPAIHRNRAEIREIFLRAMPGVDPALTDEPAALAAAARRYLRQTFLTTPVAVSGANFAVAETGTLAVVESEGNGRMCLTLPETLITVMGIEKVVPTWRDLEVFLQLLPRASTGERMNPYTSMWTGITPGDGPRAFHLVLLDNGRSAVLADEVGRQALHCIRCSACLNVCPVYQRTGGHAYGSVYPGPIGAVLSPQLTGVEDNASLPYASSLCGACYDACPVKINIPELLVHLRAEHVAAQRRPTAESVAMAAAAYAMDHPALYAAAQRAARLTRLAGRRGRGLPPPLSGWTIGRDLPEPPARSFRDWWARR, encoded by the coding sequence ATGCCGGCGACCGCCCCGCGGGGCGTCGGGCACCTGCGCGGCGACGAGCCGTTCCCGGCCGCGGCCCGGCGGGCGCTCGCCGACGCGCAACTGCGCCGCAACCTCGGGCATGCCACCACCACGATCCGCGCCAAGTCCGGGGCGGCCATCGGCGAGCTGCCCGACTGGGAGCAGCTGCGCGCGGCCGGCTCGGCGATCAAGGCCGACGTGCTGGCCCGCCTGCCCGAGCTGCTCGAACAGCTGGAGGCCGCGGTCACCGCCGCCGGCGGGACGGTGCACTGGGCGGCCGACGCGGTGGAGGCCAACCGCATCGTCACCGACCTGGTGGCGGCGACCGGCAGCGACCGGATCATCAAGGTCAAGTCGATGGCCACCCAGGAGATCGGGCTGAACGAGGCGCTCGCCGCCGCCGGCATCACCGCGGTGGAGACCGACCTCGCGGAGTTGATCGTGCAGCTGGGGGAGGACCGGCCGAGCCACATCCTGGTGCCGGCCATCCACCGCAACCGGGCCGAGATCCGGGAGATCTTCCTGCGCGCGATGCCCGGCGTCGACCCGGCGCTGACCGACGAGCCGGCGGCGCTCGCCGCCGCGGCCCGCCGCTACCTGCGCCAGACCTTCCTGACCACCCCGGTCGCCGTCTCCGGCGCCAACTTCGCCGTCGCCGAGACCGGCACCCTCGCGGTGGTGGAGTCCGAGGGCAACGGGCGGATGTGCCTCACCCTGCCGGAGACCCTGATCACCGTGATGGGCATCGAGAAGGTCGTCCCCACCTGGCGGGACCTGGAGGTCTTCCTGCAACTGCTGCCCCGGGCGTCGACCGGGGAGCGGATGAACCCGTACACCTCGATGTGGACCGGCATCACTCCCGGCGACGGTCCGCGGGCGTTCCACCTCGTGCTGCTCGACAACGGCCGCAGCGCGGTGCTCGCCGACGAGGTGGGCCGGCAGGCGCTGCACTGCATCCGCTGCTCGGCCTGCCTCAACGTCTGCCCGGTCTACCAGCGCACCGGCGGGCACGCCTACGGGTCGGTCTACCCCGGGCCGATCGGGGCGGTGCTGTCGCCCCAGCTCACCGGCGTCGAGGACAACGCCTCCCTGCCGTACGCGTCGTCGCTCTGCGGCGCCTGCTACGACGCCTGCCCGGTGAAGATCAACATTCCGGAGCTGCTGGTCCACCTGCGCGCCGAACACGTCGCCGCCCAGCGCCGGCCGACCGCCGAGTCGGTGGCGATGGCCGCCGCCGCGTACGCGATGGACCACCCGGCGCTGTACGCGGCCGCGCAGCGCGCCGCGCGGCTCACCCGCCTGGCCGGCCGCCGCGGTCGCGGGCTACCCCCACCGCTGTCCGGCTGGACCATCGGCCGGGACCTGCCGGAACCGCCCGCGCGGTCGTTCCGGGACTGGTGGGCGCGGCGATGA
- a CDS encoding LutC/YkgG family protein — protein MSSRDLVLGRLRAALGPEPAGPAEVPREYRPAGRPAHVDLLARRLTDYRATVHRCADGEVARVVDDILGILDGRRVVVPPGLPRRWLPATVEAVTDDRLGTELLSAVDGVVTAAALAIAETGTIVLDGAPDQGRRIITLLPDVHVCVLRADQVVAGLPDAVGRLDPRRPLTWISGPSATSDIELDRVEGVHGPRNLHVVILPPTPDPAPEPAADATADPTTD, from the coding sequence ATGAGCTCGCGCGATCTGGTCCTCGGCCGGCTCCGCGCCGCCCTCGGCCCCGAACCCGCCGGCCCCGCCGAGGTGCCCCGGGAGTACCGGCCGGCCGGCCGGCCCGCCCACGTCGACCTGCTGGCGCGCCGGCTGACCGACTACCGGGCCACCGTGCACCGGTGCGCCGACGGCGAGGTGGCGCGGGTCGTCGACGACATCCTCGGCATCCTCGACGGCCGGCGGGTGGTGGTCCCACCCGGGCTGCCCCGGCGGTGGCTGCCCGCCACGGTCGAGGCGGTGACCGACGACCGGCTCGGCACCGAGCTGCTCTCCGCCGTCGACGGGGTGGTCACCGCGGCGGCCCTGGCCATCGCCGAGACCGGCACGATCGTCCTCGACGGCGCGCCCGACCAGGGCCGGCGGATCATCACGCTCCTGCCCGACGTGCACGTCTGCGTGCTGCGCGCCGACCAGGTGGTGGCCGGGCTGCCGGACGCCGTCGGCCGGCTCGACCCGCGCCGGCCATTGACCTGGATCAGCGGACCCTCCGCCACCAGCGACATCGAACTCGACCGGGTGGAGGGCGTGCACGGCCCGCGCAACCTGCACGTGGTCATCCTGCCGCCGACGCCGGACCCCGCACCGGAGCCGGCGGCGGACGCCACGGCGGATCCGACGACGGACTAG
- a CDS encoding CG0192-related protein, producing MALLHRATLRPSKLELLAAWLPGRDWFQGDAGADLERVAGYRFDDPAGAVGIETMLVRAGNGPVHQVPLTYRGAPLDGAERWLVGTTEHSVLGPRWVYDAAGDPVYAAALADAVLASTGQAEEYFEVDGRREPREPSMVIGTSGARPAAVPAVGTVRDVVAGDPTVIVTDTVELAVLRRLGGGTAPGGTALTGSWSGQPTPLPLAYASVR from the coding sequence ATGGCGTTGCTGCACCGGGCGACACTGCGTCCCTCGAAGTTGGAACTGCTGGCGGCATGGCTGCCGGGCCGCGACTGGTTCCAGGGGGACGCCGGCGCGGACCTGGAACGGGTCGCCGGCTACCGGTTCGACGACCCGGCCGGTGCGGTCGGCATCGAGACGATGCTGGTGCGGGCGGGGAACGGCCCGGTCCACCAGGTGCCGCTCACCTACCGCGGGGCGCCGCTGGACGGCGCCGAGCGCTGGCTCGTCGGCACCACCGAGCACTCGGTGCTCGGCCCGCGCTGGGTGTACGACGCGGCCGGCGACCCGGTCTACGCCGCGGCGCTGGCCGACGCCGTCCTCGCCAGCACCGGCCAGGCCGAGGAGTACTTCGAGGTCGACGGCCGCCGGGAGCCGCGCGAGCCGAGCATGGTGATCGGCACGAGCGGCGCCCGACCGGCCGCGGTGCCCGCCGTCGGGACGGTCCGGGACGTCGTTGCCGGCGACCCGACCGTCATCGTCACCGACACCGTCGAACTCGCCGTCCTCCGCCGCCTCGGCGGCGGCACCGCGCCGGGCGGCACCGCGCTGACCGGTAGCTGGAGCGGCCAGCCCACCCCGCTGCCGCTCGCGTACGCCTCGGTGCGCTGA
- a CDS encoding DHA2 family efflux MFS transporter permease subunit — translation MTQQPIATADKLDAAVLKVAGVVVLGAIMSILDVTVVSVALPTFQREFDATYAEVAWTMTAYTLALATVIPLSGWAADRFGTKRLYMIALALFTIGSGLCATADTIGELIGYRVLQGLGGGMLMPLGMTIMTRAAGPHRIGRLMAVLGIPMLLGPIGGPILGGWLIDTASWHWIFLINLPIGVIGLIYAQLALPKDAPEPSESFDFVGMLMLSPGLALFLYGVSTLPEAGTFADTEVWAPMLVGGALVIAFVRYSFKPKHPLLDLRLFTNRNLTVATVALFVFIIAFMGAGLLFPSYFLQIRGESTLAAGLLMAPQGIGAMVTMPIAGTLADRVPVGRTVPFALALIAAGFFTFTQVDPHTSYWLLCGSLFVMGLGMGGTMMPIMTSALKTLHASEVARGSTLVNILQQIGGSVGAAVMSVILTNELNGSRVIPGATGPDGEPLTEAGLAIGVQQQPELAQQFPVDPSLIERGLDFAASSFATTFAVAFALVLLTFGAVAFLPRRREPSQLLDGGQGDEAKTPVIIH, via the coding sequence GTGACACAGCAACCCATCGCGACCGCGGACAAGCTCGACGCCGCGGTTCTCAAGGTGGCCGGCGTGGTCGTGCTCGGCGCGATCATGTCGATCCTCGACGTGACGGTCGTCAGCGTCGCCCTGCCGACCTTCCAGCGCGAGTTCGACGCGACCTACGCCGAGGTCGCCTGGACGATGACCGCCTACACCCTCGCCCTGGCCACGGTGATCCCGCTCAGCGGCTGGGCCGCCGACCGCTTCGGCACCAAGCGGCTCTACATGATCGCGTTGGCGCTGTTCACGATCGGGTCGGGGCTGTGCGCCACCGCCGACACGATCGGCGAGCTGATCGGCTACCGCGTGCTCCAGGGCCTCGGTGGCGGCATGCTGATGCCGCTGGGCATGACGATCATGACCCGGGCGGCCGGACCGCACCGGATCGGCCGGCTGATGGCCGTCCTCGGCATCCCGATGCTGCTCGGCCCGATCGGCGGCCCGATCCTCGGCGGCTGGCTCATCGACACGGCGAGCTGGCACTGGATTTTCCTGATCAACCTGCCGATCGGCGTCATCGGCCTGATCTACGCCCAGCTGGCGCTGCCGAAGGACGCCCCCGAGCCGTCCGAGTCGTTCGACTTCGTCGGCATGCTGATGCTCTCGCCGGGTCTCGCGCTGTTCCTCTACGGCGTCTCCACGCTGCCCGAGGCCGGCACCTTCGCCGACACCGAGGTGTGGGCGCCCATGCTGGTCGGCGGTGCGCTCGTCATCGCGTTCGTGCGCTACTCGTTCAAGCCCAAGCACCCGCTGCTCGACCTGCGGCTGTTCACCAACCGCAACCTGACCGTCGCGACGGTGGCGCTGTTCGTGTTCATCATCGCGTTCATGGGCGCCGGCCTGCTGTTCCCGAGCTACTTCCTGCAGATCCGCGGCGAGTCGACCCTGGCCGCCGGCCTGCTGATGGCGCCGCAGGGCATCGGCGCGATGGTGACGATGCCGATCGCCGGCACGCTGGCCGACCGGGTGCCCGTCGGGCGGACGGTGCCGTTCGCGCTCGCGCTCATCGCCGCCGGGTTCTTCACCTTCACCCAGGTCGACCCGCACACCTCGTACTGGCTGCTCTGCGGGTCGCTGTTCGTGATGGGCCTGGGCATGGGCGGCACGATGATGCCGATCATGACCTCGGCGTTGAAGACCCTGCACGCCAGCGAGGTGGCCCGCGGTTCCACCCTGGTCAACATCCTGCAGCAGATCGGCGGGTCGGTTGGCGCCGCGGTGATGTCGGTGATCCTCACCAACGAGCTGAACGGCTCCCGGGTGATCCCGGGCGCCACCGGCCCGGACGGCGAGCCGCTGACCGAGGCGGGCCTCGCCATCGGCGTCCAGCAGCAGCCGGAGCTGGCCCAGCAGTTCCCGGTCGACCCGTCGCTGATCGAGCGTGGTCTCGACTTCGCCGCCAGTTCCTTCGCCACCACCTTCGCCGTCGCGTTCGCGCTGGTGCTGCTCACCTTCGGCGCGGTCGCGTTCCTGCCGCGCCGGCGGGAGCCGTCGCAGCTGCTCGACGGGGGCCAGGGCGACGAGGCGAAGACGCCGGTCATCATCCACTGA
- a CDS encoding GNAT family N-acetyltransferase: protein MQFTVTDVPERERFEARDEAGALAGVVTYQLTGAIIAYTHTEVEAAFEGQGVGSTLARAVMEDARAKGRTVVPICPFLSGWLGKHPEYDSVVARSTRKVK from the coding sequence ATGCAGTTCACCGTGACAGACGTGCCGGAGCGGGAGCGTTTCGAGGCCCGGGACGAGGCCGGGGCGCTGGCCGGCGTGGTCACCTACCAGTTGACCGGCGCCATCATCGCCTACACGCACACCGAGGTCGAGGCGGCGTTCGAGGGCCAGGGGGTCGGATCGACCCTGGCCCGCGCGGTGATGGAGGACGCCCGGGCCAAGGGCCGGACAGTGGTGCCGATCTGCCCGTTCCTCAGCGGATGGCTGGGCAAGCACCCCGAGTACGACAGTGTCGTGGCCCGGTCGACCCGCAAGGTGAAGTAA
- a CDS encoding maleylpyruvate isomerase N-terminal domain-containing protein, with the protein MRSWDDSRRAYADAVGWFVRTAAAVGDRWDRPGLGEWDVRALVGHTSRSLLTVEEYLTRPAAAVRVGSAADYYRATRAVAAGPGVAERGRAAGAALGADPATAVAEIAVRVLALVETQDGDALVTTIAGGMRLADYLPTRTFELAVHTADLATALGVPVDVPATAAAQALRVVADLAVGDGVAGPMLLAATGRAGLPAGFSVL; encoded by the coding sequence ATGCGCTCGTGGGACGATTCGCGTCGGGCCTACGCCGACGCCGTCGGATGGTTCGTCCGCACCGCCGCCGCCGTCGGCGACCGGTGGGACCGGCCCGGCCTGGGTGAATGGGACGTCCGCGCCCTGGTCGGCCACACCAGCCGTTCGCTGCTCACGGTCGAGGAGTACCTGACCCGTCCCGCCGCCGCCGTCAGGGTCGGCTCCGCCGCCGACTACTACCGGGCGACGCGAGCCGTGGCCGCCGGTCCGGGGGTCGCCGAGCGCGGGCGGGCCGCCGGGGCGGCGCTGGGCGCGGATCCCGCGACCGCCGTGGCGGAGATCGCCGTACGGGTGCTCGCGCTCGTCGAGACGCAGGACGGCGACGCGCTCGTCACGACGATCGCGGGTGGCATGCGGCTCGCCGACTACCTGCCCACCCGGACGTTCGAGCTGGCCGTGCACACCGCCGACCTCGCCACCGCGCTCGGGGTACCGGTGGACGTCCCGGCGACCGCCGCGGCGCAGGCGCTGCGGGTGGTCGCCGACCTCGCCGTCGGCGACGGCGTGGCCGGGCCAATGCTGCTCGCCGCCACCGGCCGGGCGGGCCTACCGGCGGGTTTCTCAGTGCTCTGA
- a CDS encoding zinc-binding dehydrogenase, which translates to MEIDEQRKADGQTVRALIQRSRRGPRDLTLTTDQRRPVPGPGEYLIRVGAAGVNFADVMQSCGTYAGGPAAPYVAGFEAAGEIVGVGPDIARPLPLGTRVVGTGPGAFAQYMTMPAAGALPVPSGWSDAEALGLVLNWATALAALKPLGEIKTGEVVLVHAAAGGVGQAAVRLARHYGARVIATASPDKHAAVKALGADEVLDSRRPELAEEITRLTGGVDLVLESVGRATFKASLSVTRPFTGRVVVFGAASGDASLSTHDLVFTHQVQVKGLHIGALAAVAPSIYRGLLAEIEALIAQGVYPPGNPQVHPLAEGPAVLQRLAAGQTRGKHALDPWR; encoded by the coding sequence ATGGAGATCGACGAGCAGCGGAAGGCCGACGGGCAGACGGTACGGGCACTCATCCAGCGGTCGCGTCGGGGGCCGAGGGATCTGACCCTCACGACGGATCAGCGTCGTCCCGTCCCCGGACCCGGCGAGTACCTGATCCGCGTGGGCGCCGCCGGGGTCAACTTCGCGGACGTCATGCAGAGCTGCGGCACCTATGCAGGAGGCCCTGCGGCGCCCTACGTGGCGGGCTTCGAAGCCGCCGGCGAGATCGTGGGCGTCGGCCCGGACATTGCGCGCCCGCTCCCCCTTGGCACCCGCGTCGTCGGCACCGGACCGGGTGCCTTCGCGCAGTACATGACGATGCCGGCCGCGGGTGCCCTTCCCGTCCCCTCCGGCTGGAGCGACGCCGAAGCTCTCGGCCTGGTGCTGAACTGGGCAACCGCGTTGGCGGCACTGAAGCCACTGGGCGAGATCAAGACGGGTGAGGTGGTGCTCGTTCATGCCGCGGCCGGAGGCGTGGGGCAGGCCGCTGTCCGCCTCGCCCGCCACTACGGCGCGCGGGTGATCGCCACGGCGTCACCGGACAAGCACGCCGCGGTCAAGGCGCTCGGCGCCGACGAGGTCCTGGACAGCCGCCGCCCCGAGCTGGCCGAGGAGATCACCCGCCTGACCGGCGGTGTGGACCTGGTCCTGGAGTCGGTGGGACGCGCCACGTTCAAGGCCAGCCTGTCGGTCACCAGACCCTTCACCGGACGCGTCGTCGTGTTCGGTGCCGCTTCCGGCGACGCCAGCCTCAGCACGCACGACCTGGTATTCACCCACCAGGTCCAGGTCAAGGGCCTGCACATCGGCGCCCTGGCGGCCGTGGCCCCGTCCATCTACCGGGGATTGCTCGCCGAGATCGAGGCACTCATCGCCCAAGGTGTGTACCCGCCAGGTAACCCTCAGGTTCATCCGCTGGCCGAGGGGCCGGCGGTGCTGCAGCGACTCGCAGCCGGTCAGACCCGTGGCAAGCACGCCCTCGACCCCTGGCGCTAG
- a CDS encoding MerR family transcriptional regulator, with amino-acid sequence MRISEASRASGVSPRSLRYYEDEGLIVPGRCGNGYRDYCRSTIDRVRVIRSLLESGLPVRLIRDALPHLAAEPDVGAVGAEFLREVQRYRDRLAARIASLSDQQAALDSYLRDARRADR; translated from the coding sequence ATGAGGATCAGCGAAGCCTCCCGAGCCAGCGGTGTGAGTCCCAGGTCGTTGCGGTACTACGAGGACGAGGGCCTGATCGTCCCTGGTCGGTGCGGCAACGGGTACCGTGACTACTGCCGATCCACCATCGACCGGGTCCGCGTCATCCGCTCACTGCTGGAGTCCGGGCTGCCGGTGCGGTTGATCAGGGATGCCCTGCCCCATCTCGCTGCCGAACCCGACGTGGGTGCGGTGGGTGCGGAGTTCCTGCGGGAGGTGCAGCGGTATCGCGATCGGCTTGCCGCACGCATCGCCAGTCTTAGCGATCAGCAGGCGGCTCTCGACAGTTACCTGCGCGACGCTCGCCGGGCGGACCGATGA